TGGCCGGACACCACGGTGAACTCGTGGGCCACGCCCCGGTGGGTGACCGGGACGCCGGCCGCTGCGGGGGCGGCGATGGAGCTGGTCACGCCGGGAACCACGGTGACCGGTACGCCAGCCTCCGCGCAGGCCAGCAGTTCCTCCCCGCCCCGGCCGAAGACGTACGGGTCGCCGCCCTTGAGCCGGACCACGAAGGACCCGGCGCGCGCCCGGTCGACCAGGATCTGGTTGATCTCCTCCTGGGTGCGGGACGGTCCGTAGGGGATCTTGGAGGCGTCCACCAGTTCGACGCCGGAGCGCAGCTCGTCCAGGAGCAGGCCGGGCACCAGGCGGTCGGCGACCACGACGTCGGCCTCGGTGAGCAGACGCCATCCCTTCAGAGTGATGAGCTCGGCGTCGCCCGGCCCGGCACCCACGAGGGCGACAGCGCCGCCCCGACCCGTCCGGGTGTTAACAAGGGGCCCTTCCTCTACCGGAGGCGTTAATAAGGTGCCCTTCCTTACGTGCAGGAGGGTGCGGATGGCGTCTCGGACGGCCATGGCGCGGTGTGGGTCTCCGCCGCCGAGGACGCCGACGGTCACCGGGCCGTGCCGGGTCACCGCCGGGGTCCAGGCGGTCGCCGCCGTACGGTCGTCGGCGCGTACGCAGAAGATCCGGCGTTCGGCGGCGGCGGCGCTGACCGTGGCGGCGGCGACCGGGTCGTCGATGGCGACCTGCACCAGCCAGGCGCCGTCGAGGTCCTCAGGGACGAAGCGACGCTCCGCCCAGCGCAGCCGTCCGGCGTCGGCGTGGGCGCGCAGGGCCGGACTGATCTCGGGCGTCACCAGCAGCACGTCCGCCCCGGCGTCGATCAGGGCGGGTACCCGGCGGGTGGCCACCGTTCCCCCGCCCACCACGACCACCGGAAGGCCGGCCAGGCGCAGTCCGAGCGGATAGGGGTTCGCGGTCACTTCTCGGCCACCCCGGCGGAGTCGAAGGTGGCGACCTCGTGCAGGACGCGGGCCGCGCCGGTGACCACGGGCAGGGCCAGCAGGGCGCCGGTGCCCTCGCCCAGCCGCAGGCCGAGGTCGATCAGCGGGTCGAGACCGAGCCGGCGCAGCGCGACCGTGGCGCCCGGCTCGGCGGAGCGGTGACCGGCGATCATCGCGCCGACCGCGTCGGGGGCGAGGGCCGCGGCGGCGAGCGCGGCGGAGACCGCGATCACGCCGTCCAGCAGCACCGGTACGCGTCGCGCGGCGGCACCGAGGACGAACCCGGTCAGTGCGGCGTGTTCCAGCCCGCCGACGGCCGCGAGCACTCCCAGCGGATCGTCCGGGTCGGGGGCGTGTCGGTGCAGCGCGGCCCGCACCACTTCGATCTTGTGGTGGTACGTCGGGTCGTCGACGCCGGCGCCCCGACCGGTCGCCTCGGCGGCGTCGACCCCGGTGAGGGCGGCGATCAGGGCGGCGGCGGGGGTGGTGTTGCCGATGCCCATGTCCCCGGTGAGCAGGATTCTCGCGCCCGCGTCGATCAGTTCCCCGGCGATCCGGATGCCGACCTCGATCGCCGCCGTGGTCTCCTCGCGGGTCAGCGCGGCGGTGACGGTCAGGTCCCGGGTGCCTCGGCGTACGGGGGTGGTGACCAGTCGGGGCAGCCCGCCGTTGTCGTCCGCGTCGGTCGGGTCGGGGGCGGGCAGCGGGGTGGCCACGCCGACGTCGACCACGGTGACCGAGGCACCGGCCTGCCGGGCGAACGCGTTGACCACGGCACCGCCGGCCAGGAAGTTGCCGACCATCTGCCCGGTGACCTCCTGCGGCCAGGGGCTGACCCGCTGGGCGTGCACCCCGTGGTCTCCGGCGAAGATCGCCACTGCGGCCGGGGTCGGCAGCGGTGGCGGGCAGGTGCCGGCCAGGCCGGCGAGGCGTACGGACAGCTCCTCCAGGGCACCCAGCGAGCCGGCCGGCTTGGTCAGCCGGGCCTGCAACTGGCGGGCCGCGGTCATCGCCGGCTCGTCGAGCGGGCCGATCGCCGCGATGGTGGTCTCCAGCATCATGCCTCCAGGATCTCCGCCAGCACCTCGATGAACGCGTCCGTGGTCGCCCGATCGCGTACGGCGATCCGCAGCCAGTCTGGTCCGAGTCCCGGGAAGGTGTCGCCCCGGCGTACCGCCCAGCCGCGTTCGCGCAGGTCGGCGCGGAGCCGGTCGGCACCGGGCCGCTGCACCAGGACGAAGGCGCTGGCCGGACGGCCGGCGACGCGTACGCCCGGCAGGGTCGACAGCCGGTCGACCAGGTAGGCGCGGTCGTCGGCGAGTTGCGCGGCGATGGCGCGCTCGGCCTGGACCGCGACGTCGGTGGCGCAGGCGGAGGCGGCGGCCAGGGCGGGGGTGGCGACGGCCCAGAGCGGCTGTACGGCGGCCAGCCGCGCCAGCAGCGTCGCCTCGCCGAGCAGGTAGCCGATCCGGAGTCCGGCCAGTCCCCAGGTCTTGGTGAGGCTGCGCACGACCAGCAGGCCGGGCAGGTCACGTCGGGCGGCCAGCGACTCGGGTTCACCGGGTACGCCGGGCGTGGCCGTGGTGTCGGCGAACGCCTCGTCGATCACCAGGACCCGGCCGGGGCGGGCCAGGGTGGCCAGGTCGGCGGCGGGGTGCAGCACCGAGGTGGGATTCGTCGGGTTGCCGATCATGACGAGGTCGGCGTCGGCCGGGATGCGCTCCGGGTGCAGCCGGAAGTCGTCGGCCGCGTCGAGCAGCACCCGTTCCACGGTGTGCCCGGCGGCCCGCAGCGCGGCCTCCGGTTCGGTGAACTGCGGGTGCACCACCACGGGTCGGCGTACTCCGCGCAGCGCCTGGGCGAGCAGCACGAAGCCCTCGGCAGCACCGGCGGTGAGCAGCACCTCCTCCGGTGGGCGGCGGTGCCGGGCGGCGACGGCGGCGCGGGCCGGACGCGGGTCCGGGTATCCGGCGAGGTCGTCCAGGGCGGCTCTGATCGGGTCGCCCAGCCAGGCCGGCATGGGGGCGCGCCGGACGTTGACGGCGAGGTCGACCAGGCCGTCGCCGACCTCCGCGTCACCGTGGTGCGCGAGGTCGGGTTCGGGTGTCGGGTGGGACGCTCCGGTGAGCGGACCGTGCATGCCCGCGATCCTGCCGGGAAGGCGGCGCGGGCGACAGCAGCCCGTGGAGTGCTCCGCATCACCACTGATCACTTCATGAGTATTTCTCATGTGCGAATCGGAAATGTCATAACTTATCGGTGTGAGTAATCGACCCCTTGCCGCCGCAGGTCGACTCGTTCCTCTCCTCCGCGCCGGGCTGATCGCCGGTGTCGTCGTCGCCGCCGTCGCGTACCCCGTGGTCGCCGTGACCGGCCTCGGCGCCAAGGCCACCGCGCACGCCGTGGAGAGCAAGACCCGCCTGCTGGCCACCGCCCTGCCCGCCGAGACCTCCTACCTGTACGCGCCCGACGGCAAGACCGTGCTGACCATGTTCTTCGAGGAGTACCGGCAGTACACCAAGCTGGCCGACATCTCCCCGCACATGCAGCAGGCGATCGTCGCCGCCGAGGACAACCGCTTCTACCAGCACCACGGCGTCGACCCGAAGGGCGTCGCCCGCGCCTTCGTGGCCAACGCCCGCTCCAGCGGCGTCTCCCAGGGCGCCTCCACGCTGACCATGCAGTACGTGCGGATGGCGCTGCGGGACAGCGCCACCACGCCCAAGGAGGTGCAGGAGGCCACCGCGCAGACGCCGATCCGCAAGGTCAAGGAGATGCGGATGGCGGTCGACCTGGAGAAGGAGCTGGGCAAGGAGGACATCCTGGAGCGCTACCTCAACTCCGCGTACTTCGGGCACCGCGCGTACGGCATCTACGCGGCCAGCGAGATCTTCTTCTCCAAGACGCCGAAGGAACTCACCCCGGTCGAGGCGGCCACCCTCGCCGGCCTGGTGAAGTCCCCGTCGCAGTACGACCCGGCCAGCTCCGACCAGAAGGACGCGACCACCCGGCGCAACTACGTGCTCGACAACATGACGCGGCTGGGTTACCTGTCGCCGGACTCCGCCGAGGCGGCCAAGGGCGAACCGATCCGGCTGCGGCTGACCTACCCGCCCAACGACTGCGCGGCGGTCCCGGAGAAGTGGAACAGCTGGGGCTTCCTCTGCGACTACCTGAAGAACTGGTGGAGCGCCCAGCCCGCGTTCGGCAAGAACCGCCTGGAACGCCTGGACAAGCTGCGTCGGGGCGGCTACCGCATCGTGCTCAGCATGGACCCGAAGGTCCAGGAGGCGGCGGAGAAGAACGTCGGCACCGAGGGCAACACCGGCAGCCCGTTCGCCAACGGCATCGTGGTCTCCGAGCCCGGCACCGGGCGGGTCAAGGCGATGGCGGTGAACCGCACCTACTCGTTGGAGGTGAACGAGAACCCGCTCAGCTCGAACCCGGAGGCGGGCCCGAACGTACGGGCCAACTACCCGAACACGGTTGCCCCACTGATGGGCGGCGGTGACCTGCCGGGCTACCAGGCCGGATCGACGTTCAAGATGTTCCCGATGCTGGCCGCGCTGGACGCCGGCATGACGCTGAACACCAGCTTCAACGCCCCGCACAGCTACCGCTCCGAGGTCTACGACGGCTGGCAGCCGTCGAACGCCAGCGGCGCGATGAGCGGTACGCAGACCATGTGGTCCGGCTTCGGCAAGTCGGTGAACACCTACTTCGTCTGGCTGGAGGAGCAGGTCGGGGCGGAGAAGGCCGTCCGGCTCGCCGAGCAGTTGGGGCTGCGCTGGCGTACCGACGTGGACCGCGACCACGCCTCACCGGCGAAGGCGAACAAGTGGGGCGCGTTCACGCTCGGCGTCTCCGACGCCACCCCGCTGGAGATGGCCAACGCGTACGCGGCGATCGCCGCCGACGGACGCTACTGCGAGGCGATCCCGGTGAACGCCATCTACAACCGGGACGGCACGCCCGCGATGTTCACCACCCCGGGCGGTATCCAACGCGAGATCGCCAAGCCGCGCTGCCGCCAGGTGGTCAACGCCGACGCGGCGCGGGCCGCGACCGACGCCGCCCGCTGCCCCACCGGGGACACCCCGGCCAGGGGAAGCTGCGGTGGCTGGTCGACCGCGGACAGCGTGCGCGGCACGGTGGGCCGCCCGGTGGCCGGCAAGACCGGCACCACGGACAGCACCCGGTCGGCCTGGTTCGTCGGCTACACCCCGGAACTGGCGGCGGCCAGCTTCATCTCCGACCCGGACAACCCGTTCAACGCGGTCGGCGACGGCCAGTCGCAGATCCCCATCGCGGCGGTCTCGAACACGCTCCGCGACGCCCTCAAGGGCACCCCGACGCGGGACTTCACACCCCCGTCGGACCGCATCGTCGGCTGACTCCCGACACGCGCCGGAGCGCCGCTCAGGCCGGTGCTCCGGCGGCCGGTTCGGCCGCCACCACACCGGCGGGCGTGATCGGGACACCCAGGTCGGGACCGGCCGGGATCGCGGCCGGCTCGGTCACCGCGGCGGCCACCAGACGCCCGGCGATCCGTGGGTACGCGGCCCAGTGCGGGACGAGCTGGGAGGCGTGCACGCCGCGCCAGACGAAGCCCTCCGGCGCGCCACCCGCCCAGCCCCACGCCGGACGGGGCCCGCCCCGGGGGGTGAGCACCGCGCGGTGCTCCTTGTGCCCGGTCACCACCTCGCCCCGGGTCGCCACCACACTGTCGCTCTGGGCGGTCGCCTCGCGGTACCCGACCACCAGACCGTCCCGGATGCTGCCGATCGCGTCGAGCACCCCGCACATCGGCAACCCGTCGAGTTCCCGAGCCAGCCAGAGCAGCCCGGCCCCCTCGGCGACGACCGGTCGGCCGGTACGCGCCAACTCGGCCACCGCGATGCAGAGCCGCCGGTTGGCGGAAAGCTGCTCGGCGTACGACTCGGGCAGCGCGCCGCCGACCACCAACGCCCGGGTGCCGACCGGCAGCACCTCGTCGACGAAGGGATCGAGCGTGACCACGTCGGCACCGGCGGCCCGCAGCAGCTCGACGGTCTCGGCGTGGCTGAAGCTGCCGCCCGGCCCACCGGCCACCGCTACCACCGGCCGTCCGGCACCGGCCGGCACCGGCGGTGCGGCGGCCCCCTCCGGGTGCGGCGACCACGGCGACACCGCGAGTGCGGGGGCCGACCGGGCCAGCCCGAGCAGCCGTTCCAGGTCGACGGTGGCGGCGACCGCCTCACCGAGCCGGCGGACCGCCCGCGCGGCCTCGCCGCCGTTCTCCAGCACCGGCATCACCCCGTGCCGGCGGCTCGGCAGCACGGCCG
Above is a window of Verrucosispora sp. NA02020 DNA encoding:
- the cobA gene encoding uroporphyrinogen-III C-methyltransferase, with the translated sequence MTANPYPLGLRLAGLPVVVVGGGTVATRRVPALIDAGADVLLVTPEISPALRAHADAGRLRWAERRFVPEDLDGAWLVQVAIDDPVAAATVSAAAAERRIFCVRADDRTAATAWTPAVTRHGPVTVGVLGGGDPHRAMAVRDAIRTLLHVRKGTLLTPPVEEGPLVNTRTGRGGAVALVGAGPGDAELITLKGWRLLTEADVVVADRLVPGLLLDELRSGVELVDASKIPYGPSRTQEEINQILVDRARAGSFVVRLKGGDPYVFGRGGEELLACAEAGVPVTVVPGVTSSIAAPAAAGVPVTHRGVAHEFTVVSGHVAPDSPDSLVRWEALAGLRGTLVILMGLKNLPAITATLLAHGRPADTPAAVVQEATTGSERVVRATLGEVAAAVADAGLRPPAVVVLGDVVTALDLSE
- the cobT gene encoding nicotinate-nucleotide--dimethylbenzimidazole phosphoribosyltransferase, with protein sequence MLETTIAAIGPLDEPAMTAARQLQARLTKPAGSLGALEELSVRLAGLAGTCPPPLPTPAAVAIFAGDHGVHAQRVSPWPQEVTGQMVGNFLAGGAVVNAFARQAGASVTVVDVGVATPLPAPDPTDADDNGGLPRLVTTPVRRGTRDLTVTAALTREETTAAIEVGIRIAGELIDAGARILLTGDMGIGNTTPAAALIAALTGVDAAEATGRGAGVDDPTYHHKIEVVRAALHRHAPDPDDPLGVLAAVGGLEHAALTGFVLGAAARRVPVLLDGVIAVSAALAAAALAPDAVGAMIAGHRSAEPGATVALRRLGLDPLIDLGLRLGEGTGALLALPVVTGAARVLHEVATFDSAGVAEK
- the cobC gene encoding Rv2231c family pyridoxal phosphate-dependent protein CobC, with protein sequence MHGPLTGASHPTPEPDLAHHGDAEVGDGLVDLAVNVRRAPMPAWLGDPIRAALDDLAGYPDPRPARAAVAARHRRPPEEVLLTAGAAEGFVLLAQALRGVRRPVVVHPQFTEPEAALRAAGHTVERVLLDAADDFRLHPERIPADADLVMIGNPTNPTSVLHPAADLATLARPGRVLVIDEAFADTTATPGVPGEPESLAARRDLPGLLVVRSLTKTWGLAGLRIGYLLGEATLLARLAAVQPLWAVATPALAAASACATDVAVQAERAIAAQLADDRAYLVDRLSTLPGVRVAGRPASAFVLVQRPGADRLRADLRERGWAVRRGDTFPGLGPDWLRIAVRDRATTDAFIEVLAEILEA
- a CDS encoding transglycosylase domain-containing protein, translating into MSNRPLAAAGRLVPLLRAGLIAGVVVAAVAYPVVAVTGLGAKATAHAVESKTRLLATALPAETSYLYAPDGKTVLTMFFEEYRQYTKLADISPHMQQAIVAAEDNRFYQHHGVDPKGVARAFVANARSSGVSQGASTLTMQYVRMALRDSATTPKEVQEATAQTPIRKVKEMRMAVDLEKELGKEDILERYLNSAYFGHRAYGIYAASEIFFSKTPKELTPVEAATLAGLVKSPSQYDPASSDQKDATTRRNYVLDNMTRLGYLSPDSAEAAKGEPIRLRLTYPPNDCAAVPEKWNSWGFLCDYLKNWWSAQPAFGKNRLERLDKLRRGGYRIVLSMDPKVQEAAEKNVGTEGNTGSPFANGIVVSEPGTGRVKAMAVNRTYSLEVNENPLSSNPEAGPNVRANYPNTVAPLMGGGDLPGYQAGSTFKMFPMLAALDAGMTLNTSFNAPHSYRSEVYDGWQPSNASGAMSGTQTMWSGFGKSVNTYFVWLEEQVGAEKAVRLAEQLGLRWRTDVDRDHASPAKANKWGAFTLGVSDATPLEMANAYAAIAADGRYCEAIPVNAIYNRDGTPAMFTTPGGIQREIAKPRCRQVVNADAARAATDAARCPTGDTPARGSCGGWSTADSVRGTVGRPVAGKTGTTDSTRSAWFVGYTPELAAASFISDPDNPFNAVGDGQSQIPIAAVSNTLRDALKGTPTRDFTPPSDRIVG
- a CDS encoding cobyrinate a,c-diamide synthase codes for the protein MTVVPRLVLSAPSSGHGKNALAIGILAALADRGLDVAGFKIGPDPVDAAYLGLAAGRPGRILDPRLMGTDRLAPLLLHGAADTGLAVVQGSMGLYDSLSGRCETESTAAVATALRSPVVMVVDVAAMGQSVAALVHGFRAYDEQLWIGGVILNRVASARHETLLREALDDIGIPVYGALRRQDLPAVLPSRRHGVMPVLENGGEAARAVRRLGEAVAATVDLERLLGLARSAPALAVSPWSPHPEGAAAPPVPAGAGRPVVAVAGGPGGSFSHAETVELLRAAGADVVTLDPFVDEVLPVGTRALVVGGALPESYAEQLSANRRLCIAVAELARTGRPVVAEGAGLLWLARELDGLPMCGVLDAIGSIRDGLVVGYREATAQSDSVVATRGEVVTGHKEHRAVLTPRGGPRPAWGWAGGAPEGFVWRGVHASQLVPHWAAYPRIAGRLVAAAVTEPAAIPAGPDLGVPITPAGVVAAEPAAGAPA